Proteins encoded within one genomic window of Thermoleophilaceae bacterium:
- a CDS encoding QsdR family transcriptional regulator produces the protein MSIALDRAPKPTPQDAIALARRKWLRGESVDMGALATELDTSRATLYRWVGSRERLIGEALWSLFSEIFEEGKARASGSGAALIHQVFEHGLRTMGASPAMRAFIARDPEYALRVLTSKASVVQGRAIAAFRDLIAEQPGYTHPLDPDTLAYLTVRIAESFLYTDVITGGEPDLDKAVAALAVMLGTEPK, from the coding sequence ATGTCAATAGCCCTCGACCGAGCCCCCAAGCCCACCCCCCAGGACGCCATCGCGCTGGCACGGCGCAAATGGCTGCGCGGCGAGAGCGTGGACATGGGCGCGCTCGCCACGGAGCTCGACACCAGCCGCGCCACGCTGTACCGCTGGGTGGGCAGCCGGGAGCGGTTGATCGGCGAGGCGCTGTGGTCGCTCTTCAGCGAGATCTTCGAGGAAGGCAAGGCCCGCGCCTCGGGCAGCGGCGCCGCCCTCATCCACCAGGTGTTCGAGCACGGGCTGCGAACGATGGGCGCCAGCCCCGCCATGCGCGCGTTCATCGCCAGGGACCCCGAGTACGCGCTGCGCGTGCTCACCTCCAAGGCCAGCGTGGTGCAGGGCAGGGCGATCGCCGCGTTCCGCGACCTCATCGCGGAACAGCCCGGCTACACGCACCCGCTCGACCCGGATACGCTCGCCTACCTGACCGTCCGCATCGCCGAGTCGTTTCTGTACACCGACGTCATCACCGGTGGCGAGCCGGACCTCGACAAGGCCGTGGCCGCCCTCGCCGTGATGCTGGGAACGGAGCCAAAGTGA
- a CDS encoding saccharopine dehydrogenase NADP-binding domain-containing protein, producing the protein MNSERPHDIVLFGCTGFTGELAAEYLARHAPPDTRWALAGRNQAKLEALRERLAQTTPACGELTLLQADAGDPASLREVAESTRVVITTVGPYIKYGEPLVAACAEAGTDYVDLTGEPEFADLMYVRHHARAAETGARIVHACGFDSIPHDLGVLFTVEKLPEGVPIKVDGYVRAGGTPSGGTFHTAITGMSRVREMAKVAKERRNMEPRPEHRRVRGAKGAPHRAGDVNAWAVPLPTIDPQIVLRSARALERYGPDFSYGHWAAVKRLPIAVGGVAGVAGLAALAQLPPARRWLLGRLNPGEGPSPEKRAKSWFKVRFVGEGGGQRVVTQVSGGDPGYSETSKMIAESALCLAHDELPSSAGQVTTAEAMGDALIERLQRAGIKFEVLEGGAGPEREAQFSEGSSGIRATSAN; encoded by the coding sequence GTGAACTCAGAACGCCCGCACGACATCGTCCTCTTCGGCTGCACCGGCTTCACCGGCGAGCTGGCGGCCGAGTATCTCGCCCGCCACGCCCCGCCGGACACGCGCTGGGCCCTGGCAGGGCGCAACCAGGCCAAGCTCGAGGCGCTGCGCGAACGGCTCGCGCAGACCACGCCGGCGTGCGGCGAGCTCACGCTGCTCCAGGCCGACGCCGGCGATCCGGCTTCGCTGCGCGAGGTGGCGGAGTCCACGCGCGTGGTCATCACCACCGTCGGGCCCTACATCAAGTACGGCGAGCCGCTCGTGGCCGCCTGCGCCGAGGCCGGCACCGACTACGTGGACCTCACGGGCGAACCCGAGTTCGCGGACCTCATGTACGTGCGCCACCACGCGCGCGCGGCCGAGACCGGCGCCCGCATCGTGCATGCCTGCGGCTTCGACTCCATCCCCCACGACCTCGGGGTGCTGTTCACCGTGGAGAAGCTGCCCGAGGGCGTGCCGATCAAGGTGGACGGCTACGTCCGCGCCGGCGGGACGCCGTCGGGCGGCACGTTCCACACGGCGATCACCGGCATGTCCCGCGTGCGCGAGATGGCGAAGGTCGCCAAGGAGCGGCGGAACATGGAGCCTCGGCCCGAGCACCGGCGCGTGCGCGGCGCGAAGGGCGCCCCCCACCGCGCCGGGGACGTGAACGCCTGGGCCGTGCCCCTCCCCACGATCGACCCGCAGATCGTGCTGCGCTCGGCCCGTGCGCTCGAGCGCTACGGCCCCGACTTCTCCTATGGCCACTGGGCCGCGGTCAAGCGCCTGCCGATCGCCGTGGGCGGGGTTGCGGGCGTGGCCGGCCTCGCGGCGCTGGCGCAGCTGCCGCCCGCGCGCAGGTGGCTGCTCGGTCGCCTCAACCCCGGCGAGGGCCCGAGCCCCGAGAAGCGCGCCAAGTCCTGGTTCAAGGTCCGCTTCGTGGGCGAGGGCGGCGGGCAGCGCGTGGTGACGCAGGTCTCCGGCGGCGACCCCGGCTACAGCGAGACCTCGAAGATGATCGCGGAGTCCGCGCTCTGCCTGGCGCATGACGAGCTGCCGTCATCCGCCGGGCAGGTCACCACCGCCGAGGCGATGGGCGACGCGCTCATCGAGCGCCTCCAGCGGGCGGGGATCAAGTTCGAGGTGCTCGAGGGCGGGGCGGGCCCGGAGCGGGAGGCTCAGTTCAGCGAAGGATCGAGCGGCATCCGCGCCACGAGCGCGAACTGA
- a CDS encoding YqgE/AlgH family protein, with amino-acid sequence MESLRGHYLIAAPALLDPNFARSVVLLAEHSEEGAMGVILNRASETTVADAVPELDGLAGADLVHVGGPVAPDSVVVLGEYADPDAAGLLVCGHVGLPGTDDELDDLDRATRRVRVYAGHAGWGPGQLDAELEREDWIVEPAVPEEIFTGDPDGLWSAVLARKGGQFALVARMPLDPSLN; translated from the coding sequence ATGGAATCGCTGCGTGGCCACTACCTCATCGCGGCACCCGCCCTGCTGGACCCCAACTTCGCCCGTTCCGTGGTGCTCCTGGCCGAGCACAGCGAGGAGGGGGCGATGGGCGTGATCCTCAACCGCGCGTCCGAGACCACCGTGGCCGACGCCGTGCCCGAGCTCGATGGGCTGGCGGGCGCGGACCTCGTGCACGTGGGCGGCCCCGTGGCCCCCGACTCGGTGGTGGTGCTCGGCGAGTACGCCGACCCTGATGCGGCGGGGCTGCTGGTGTGCGGCCACGTGGGGCTGCCGGGGACCGACGACGAGCTGGACGACCTCGATCGCGCCACCAGGCGGGTGCGCGTGTACGCCGGTCATGCCGGCTGGGGGCCGGGCCAGCTCGACGCCGAGCTGGAGCGCGAGGACTGGATCGTGGAGCCGGCTGTGCCCGAGGAGATCTTCACCGGCGATCCCGACGGGCTCTGGAGCGCGGTGCTGGCGCGCAAGGGCGGTCAGTTCGCGCTCGTGGCGCGGATGCCGCTCGATCCTTCGCTGAACTGA
- a CDS encoding alpha/beta hydrolase family protein → MHRRLAPLIAAVFLFAAAPASAAQQLLTIETPSEHVAGGETLKANVLLPDGYEDGDTEYPVLYLLHGAGEGHASWALPAKGDILQTAKGLDAIVVMPDGGRDGFYTNWWNGGLRGDPGWERYHLDELIPLIEERFRVRDGRRWHAIAGFSMGGFGTAFYATQRPGYFGAAVPMSALVSIRRPQILLALEPIAGAPYEQVWGPITGAYAEGHDPVALVENLRHTRLYVATGTGIPRPGVPATPTALASGVVELELFLQSLEFALRARHAGAGVTFDAHLGVHDWPYWREDLRKAFRWGLFRDVAADPASWTYETVAQSGEMWGLGFEFSAAPGAVARFARAGDRLSGSGSGTVTVDGGSGCSFTAALPFERPCSG, encoded by the coding sequence ATGCACCGTCGGCTCGCTCCCCTCATTGCTGCTGTTTTCCTGTTCGCCGCGGCGCCCGCGAGTGCCGCCCAGCAGTTGCTCACCATCGAAACGCCGAGTGAGCACGTGGCGGGCGGAGAAACCCTCAAGGCCAACGTCCTCCTCCCCGACGGCTACGAAGACGGCGACACCGAATACCCCGTCCTATACCTCCTGCACGGCGCCGGGGAGGGCCACGCGAGCTGGGCGCTGCCGGCCAAGGGCGACATCCTGCAGACCGCCAAAGGCCTGGACGCCATCGTCGTCATGCCCGACGGCGGCCGCGACGGCTTCTACACGAACTGGTGGAACGGCGGACTGCGCGGCGATCCCGGCTGGGAGCGCTACCACCTCGACGAGCTGATACCGCTGATCGAGGAGCGCTTCCGCGTCAGGGACGGGCGCCGCTGGCACGCCATCGCCGGCTTCTCGATGGGCGGCTTCGGCACGGCGTTCTACGCCACCCAGCGGCCCGGCTACTTCGGCGCGGCGGTGCCCATGTCCGCGCTGGTGTCCATCCGCCGCCCGCAGATCCTGCTCGCCCTCGAGCCCATCGCCGGCGCTCCCTACGAGCAGGTCTGGGGGCCGATCACCGGCGCCTACGCCGAGGGCCACGATCCCGTGGCGCTCGTGGAGAACCTGCGCCACACCCGCCTGTACGTGGCCACCGGCACCGGGATCCCGCGCCCGGGGGTCCCGGCCACCCCGACCGCGCTCGCGAGCGGCGTGGTCGAGCTCGAGCTGTTCCTGCAGAGCCTGGAGTTCGCGCTGCGGGCGCGCCACGCCGGTGCGGGCGTGACCTTCGACGCCCATCTCGGCGTGCACGACTGGCCCTACTGGCGCGAGGACCTGCGCAAGGCCTTCCGCTGGGGGTTGTTCCGCGATGTGGCGGCCGACCCCGCGAGCTGGACGTATGAGACCGTGGCGCAGTCGGGTGAGATGTGGGGCCTGGGCTTCGAGTTCTCGGCGGCGCCCGGCGCGGTGGCCCGCTTCGCCCGCGCCGGCGACCGCCTGAGCGGCAGCGGCAGCGGCACCGTGACCGTCGACGGCGGCTCGGGCTGCAGCTTCACCGCCGCGCTGCCGTTCGAGCGGCCCTGCTCCGGCTGA
- a CDS encoding threonine/serine dehydratase, which yields MPAIDLDDVRTAAQRIAGVPHRTPLLRSRTLDGVTGLRLALKAENLQRAGSFKLRGAFHRVSTLPADALAAGVCASSSGNHAQALALAAALCGTRATILMPRDAPASKRAATEGYGAEVIEFDRYADDRERLTAALAADRGLTLVHPYDDPFVMAGAGTVGLELVEDAGELDAVVVPTGGGGLLSGCATAVKGLSPGTRVVGVEPAASDDVARSLAAGERVRVKVGQTIADGQQLPTPGALTFEVIRALVDDVVTVSDDEIAAAMRFLFERLKVVVEPSGASGLAAVLAGRAGRPGERVGVVLSGGNVDAARFAALTSA from the coding sequence GTGCCGGCCATCGACCTCGACGACGTCCGCACCGCCGCGCAGCGCATCGCGGGCGTGCCGCACCGCACGCCCCTGCTGCGCTCACGGACGCTCGACGGCGTCACCGGCCTGCGCCTCGCGCTCAAGGCCGAGAACCTCCAGCGCGCGGGCTCGTTCAAGCTGCGCGGCGCCTTCCACCGCGTCTCCACTCTGCCGGCGGATGCGCTGGCCGCCGGGGTATGCGCCTCGTCCTCGGGCAACCACGCACAGGCGCTCGCGCTCGCCGCCGCACTGTGTGGAACCCGCGCGACGATCCTCATGCCGCGCGACGCGCCCGCCTCCAAGCGCGCCGCCACCGAGGGCTATGGCGCCGAGGTGATCGAGTTCGACCGCTACGCCGACGACCGCGAGCGGCTCACCGCCGCACTGGCTGCCGACCGCGGCCTCACGCTCGTCCACCCCTACGACGATCCCTTCGTGATGGCGGGCGCCGGCACCGTGGGGCTGGAGCTGGTGGAGGACGCGGGAGAGCTCGACGCCGTGGTGGTGCCCACGGGCGGCGGCGGGCTGCTGTCGGGCTGCGCCACCGCGGTGAAGGGGCTCTCCCCGGGCACGCGCGTGGTGGGCGTGGAGCCGGCCGCCTCCGACGACGTGGCTCGCTCGCTCGCGGCCGGCGAGCGCGTGCGGGTGAAGGTGGGACAGACGATCGCCGACGGCCAGCAGCTGCCCACCCCGGGTGCGCTCACGTTCGAGGTGATCAGGGCGCTCGTGGACGACGTCGTGACGGTGTCCGACGACGAGATCGCGGCCGCGATGCGCTTCCTGTTCGAGCGCCTGAAGGTGGTCGTCGAGCCGAGCGGCGCCAGCGGGCTGGCCGCGGTGCTGGCCGGCCGGGCGGGCCGCCCGGGCGAACGCGTGGGCGTGGTGCTCTCGGGCGGCAACGTGGACGCCGCGCGCTTCGCGGCGCTGACGAGTGCTTAG